One stretch of Desulfonatronospira thiodismutans ASO3-1 DNA includes these proteins:
- the istA gene encoding IS21 family transposase, translating into MIDYELYARIKHYHEQKGLTPAQIAKELQLDPRTVGKWLEAKQFHQRKSVTRPSKLDPFKDTIVRMLEEHPYTAVQVLRSIKEQGYTGGSSILKEYISKVRPKRSRAFLSLAFAPGECAQVDWGNHGSIQVGDSRRNLSFFVMVLCYSRMMYLEFTVSQSMEHFLACHQNAFDAFGAVPRKIMVDNLKCAVLKHPFGQKPVLNPKYLDFARHWGFEISACGVRKPHEKGRVENAIGYVKKNLLAGLELPDYRAINHYARHWCRATANVRIHAQTGKKPVDMLEEEREHLLPLPVNTYDIGVLTQVRASSQFRITLESNRYSVPARYAGKRLTLKTYPDRLCIYDGNNLVARHVRSFDKKRDIEDPDHVQELIAQRRAARDQQLFSRFLALSPRAKDYFFELEKKHLNIKHHVQKIVALSEIYGSEAVSRAMDDAFTYSAFSCEYVANILEQRARTMPAPGALHLTRREDLLDIEVKDPDLSIYDKPKEKNP; encoded by the coding sequence ATGATTGATTATGAGCTTTATGCCAGAATAAAGCACTACCATGAACAAAAAGGACTTACCCCGGCCCAGATAGCAAAAGAACTGCAGCTGGATCCGCGTACAGTGGGCAAATGGCTCGAAGCAAAGCAGTTTCATCAAAGAAAGTCAGTAACAAGACCAAGCAAGCTTGATCCCTTCAAGGATACCATCGTCAGGATGCTGGAGGAGCACCCCTACACAGCCGTCCAGGTTTTGCGCAGCATCAAGGAGCAGGGCTATACAGGAGGCTCCTCCATTCTCAAGGAATACATAAGCAAAGTCAGGCCCAAAAGGTCCAGGGCCTTTTTAAGTCTGGCCTTTGCCCCAGGAGAGTGCGCCCAGGTTGACTGGGGAAATCACGGCTCCATCCAGGTGGGAGACAGCAGGCGCAATCTCAGCTTCTTTGTCATGGTCCTTTGCTACAGCAGGATGATGTATCTTGAGTTCACTGTCTCCCAAAGCATGGAGCACTTCCTGGCCTGTCATCAAAACGCCTTTGACGCATTCGGGGCGGTCCCCAGAAAAATCATGGTGGACAACCTGAAATGTGCAGTGCTCAAGCACCCCTTTGGCCAAAAACCGGTTCTAAACCCCAAATATCTTGACTTTGCAAGGCACTGGGGTTTTGAGATCAGTGCCTGCGGAGTCAGAAAGCCCCATGAAAAAGGCCGGGTGGAGAATGCCATAGGTTATGTCAAAAAGAACTTGCTGGCCGGCCTTGAACTGCCGGATTACCGGGCCATCAACCATTACGCCCGCCACTGGTGCAGGGCAACAGCCAATGTGCGTATCCATGCCCAGACCGGCAAGAAGCCGGTGGACATGCTTGAAGAAGAAAGAGAGCACCTTTTGCCCCTGCCTGTTAACACCTATGATATCGGAGTCTTAACCCAGGTCCGGGCCTCGTCGCAGTTCCGGATCACCCTGGAGTCCAACCGCTATTCCGTGCCAGCCAGGTACGCAGGCAAACGCCTGACCTTGAAGACTTATCCTGATCGCTTATGCATCTATGACGGCAACAATCTTGTGGCCAGGCATGTCCGCAGCTTTGATAAAAAAAGGGACATTGAAGACCCCGATCATGTCCAGGAGCTTATTGCCCAGCGCCGGGCAGCCAGGGATCAGCAATTGTTTTCCCGGTTCCTGGCTTTGTCCCCAAGAGCAAAGGATTACTTTTTTGAGTTGGAGAAAAAGCACTTGAACATCAAACACCATGTCCAGAAGATTGTAGCCTTAAGCGAAATCTATGGCTCTGAAGCCGTGTCCAGGGCCATGGACGACGCATTCACCTACAGTGCCTTCTCCTGTGAGTATGTAGCCAACATCCTGGAGCAAAGAGCCAGGACCATGCCCGCACCAGGAGCCCTGCATCTGACCAGGCGAGAGGATCTGCTGGATATTGAAGTCAAAGACCCTGATCTAAGTATTTACGACAAACCCAAGGAGAAAAACCCATGA
- a CDS encoding Rpn family recombination-promoting nuclease/putative transposase, with amino-acid sequence MSTKRNQAPHEGLFLKIFQNLDNARHFLKKHMSEELQKRFDLDTLRLEPTTYVDEKLKKHYSDLVFSVRLIGYKNQFAKIYLLFEHKSSPDPLTGVQVLKYMALQWLDLQEQHMLVDGKLPPIIPIVIYQGQEDDRNMCSSFHDLVEMPSESFKVYIPDFSFAFFNVRGMDEAKVREKILLKFYVEIIKYQNDPSVKEIPPRLVRGLIESLGYRTALEYIEIFFRYLVKSTGYLSQEDYKKALELLPEGGESIMETLADQWMEQGAQKERHRAEEWIKQEKDKWERQAELKNAKETLIDVAGDCHGPLPKSLQDKIKSIDSIDNLRTLTRKVYKTQSLEEFTELVNRATQH; translated from the coding sequence ATGTCGACTAAAAGAAACCAAGCTCCACACGAAGGACTGTTCCTGAAGATATTCCAGAATCTGGATAACGCCAGGCACTTCCTGAAAAAACATATGTCTGAAGAACTCCAGAAACGCTTTGACCTGGATACTCTTCGACTGGAACCTACAACTTATGTGGACGAGAAGCTCAAGAAGCACTACTCGGACCTGGTTTTCAGCGTACGATTGATAGGTTATAAAAACCAGTTCGCTAAGATTTACCTTCTCTTTGAGCACAAGAGTTCTCCTGATCCACTTACAGGCGTTCAGGTACTCAAGTACATGGCTCTTCAGTGGCTTGATCTCCAGGAACAGCACATGCTTGTGGATGGCAAGCTGCCTCCGATTATTCCCATAGTCATCTACCAGGGCCAGGAGGACGACAGAAATATGTGTTCTTCTTTCCATGACCTTGTGGAAATGCCTTCTGAGTCCTTCAAGGTCTATATCCCGGACTTTTCCTTTGCCTTTTTCAACGTCCGTGGTATGGATGAGGCCAAGGTTCGGGAAAAGATCCTGCTCAAGTTTTATGTAGAGATAATAAAATATCAGAACGACCCCAGTGTAAAGGAGATCCCTCCAAGGCTTGTTCGGGGTCTGATTGAGTCCTTGGGTTACAGAACTGCCCTGGAGTATATTGAGATTTTCTTTAGGTATCTTGTCAAAAGCACTGGGTATCTGTCCCAGGAAGACTATAAAAAGGCTCTGGAACTACTTCCAGAAGGAGGTGAGAGTATAATGGAAACTTTAGCTGATCAGTGGATGGAGCAGGGCGCTCAGAAAGAAAGACACCGGGCTGAAGAGTGGATAAAGCAGGAAAAGGATAAATGGGAGAGGCAAGCCGAACTAAAAAACGCTAAAGAGACCCTCATAGATGTGGCTGGGGACTGCCACGGCCCTTTGCCGAAGTCTCTCCAGGATAAAATCAAATCCATAGACTCCATTGATAACCTGCGGACTTTAACCAGGAAGGTTTACAAAACCCAGTCCCTTGAAGAGTTTACTGAGCTTGTAAATCGGGCTACTCAACATTAA
- a CDS encoding Rpn family recombination-promoting nuclease/putative transposase, whose product MSFEIPNPHNACFKDFFKDPEFVKSFIKYHIPEEITSLLDLDTLQVDLSGFVSEEHREYYADVMVTVQLKGHTENVNIYILLEHKSAPEFLTRLQILNYEVQKWMDLKRKGQLQGYLPVIIPVVIYHGKGRWNYSRKFSDLFDLPSEVLRPFVPEFKHMIHDISSMEDDEFKTTAILEIFHLLFKYIHYPELETKLQEIYDLLETIPDQDKVKQYLQAIVQYVAVQGPVSLERLGEYTRRLPGGDEAMQTAAQQIRQEMYNEFKQEKEKVRLESEKRGELKATQETLIDVAGDCHGPLPKSLQDKIKSIDSIDNLRTLTRKVYKTQSLEEFTELVNRATQH is encoded by the coding sequence ATGTCATTCGAAATACCCAATCCACATAATGCGTGCTTCAAGGATTTTTTCAAGGACCCGGAGTTTGTAAAGTCTTTTATCAAGTACCATATCCCTGAAGAAATCACCTCTTTACTCGATCTGGATACACTGCAGGTTGATTTGAGCGGGTTTGTATCCGAGGAGCACAGGGAGTATTATGCCGATGTGATGGTCACAGTGCAGCTCAAGGGCCATACTGAAAATGTAAATATCTATATCCTGCTTGAGCACAAAAGCGCTCCAGAGTTTCTGACCAGGCTTCAGATTCTGAATTACGAAGTTCAGAAATGGATGGATCTTAAAAGAAAAGGTCAGCTCCAAGGGTACTTGCCTGTGATCATCCCGGTGGTTATATACCATGGAAAGGGCAGGTGGAATTACAGCCGTAAGTTCTCAGACCTTTTCGATTTGCCATCTGAAGTGCTCAGGCCCTTTGTGCCGGAATTCAAGCACATGATCCATGACATCTCCTCTATGGAGGATGATGAGTTCAAGACGACCGCCATTTTGGAGATCTTTCACTTGCTCTTCAAGTACATTCACTACCCTGAGCTTGAAACCAAGCTTCAGGAGATATATGATTTGTTGGAGACTATCCCGGACCAGGATAAAGTTAAGCAATATTTACAGGCAATTGTTCAGTACGTAGCCGTACAAGGCCCTGTTAGCCTTGAAAGGCTTGGTGAGTACACGAGGCGATTGCCGGGAGGTGACGAAGCCATGCAGACAGCAGCACAGCAGATAAGGCAAGAGATGTATAATGAGTTCAAGCAGGAAAAGGAAAAGGTTCGTCTGGAAAGTGAGAAAAGGGGGGAGCTTAAGGCTACTCAAGAAACCCTCATAGATGTGGCTGGGGACTGCCACGGCCCTTTGCCGAAGTCTCTCCAGGATAAAATCAAATCCATAGACTCCATTGATAACCTGCGGACTTTAACCAGGAAGGTTTACAAAACCCAGTCCCTTGAAGAGTTTACTGAGCTTGTAAATCGGGCTACTCAACATTAA
- a CDS encoding site-specific integrase has translation MANTNHPQKGSNITVEPIRSLEDIKSIKKLLSGNPRDHLLFTMGINNGLRIGDLLQLKVRDVQGVKPGDTIRVREQKTGKTNILVINKATHKALQTYLSQTLAEPENFLFKSQKGNAPLTVSYANRMIKDWCRQINLRGNYGTHTLRKTFGYIQRVHYGVGYELLCKRFNHSSPAVTMRYLGIEDKKVNNILMHEI, from the coding sequence ATGGCAAACACAAATCACCCCCAAAAAGGCTCAAACATCACAGTAGAACCCATAAGGTCACTTGAGGATATTAAGTCGATCAAGAAATTGCTATCTGGAAACCCCAGGGACCACCTCCTCTTCACCATGGGCATAAACAACGGGCTCAGAATAGGCGATCTTCTGCAGCTTAAAGTCAGGGACGTGCAGGGTGTAAAACCAGGAGACACCATAAGGGTCAGGGAGCAGAAAACCGGCAAGACAAACATCCTGGTCATCAACAAGGCCACGCACAAAGCCCTGCAGACGTATCTGTCCCAGACCTTGGCCGAACCGGAAAACTTCCTTTTCAAAAGCCAGAAAGGAAATGCCCCCCTTACCGTCAGCTACGCCAACAGGATGATCAAAGACTGGTGCAGGCAGATCAACCTCCGGGGCAACTACGGCACCCATACTCTGCGCAAGACTTTCGGCTACATCCAGAGAGTGCATTACGGGGTGGGCTATGAGCTTCTCTGTAAGAGGTTCAATCACAGCAGCCCTGCGGTTACTATGCGTTATTTGGGCATAGAAGACAAGAAGGTGAACAATATCTTAATGCACGAAATATAA
- a CDS encoding Rpn family recombination-promoting nuclease/putative transposase has protein sequence MSDTSKYHDHTFRAILGREPVARDFVRYHLPEEITRDMNLDTVKVSSRSYVSDNLKESMTDIVITLELITGEPAEIYILVEHKSDLDAWTKIQLFKYMNEVWQSFIQKKTGTLPIIVPLVFYHGTARWNYSLEFSDLFNLPSEHYRKYIPKFEHLLHEVPVINKKKVKSSITLEVFHLVLEYIFYPEKRDQIYEALELLFKGLDAKEAHEIFAILIKYLLIATDETPEEAEEKVKHLPKGGETVRTTAEVLEERGYNKAIKEKPVWEKQAELKNAHETLIDIATEAYGPLPGMVHEKIKSIQSLENLRALNRKVLRTQSLEEFTELVNRAAQN, from the coding sequence ATGAGTGATACAAGCAAATACCACGATCACACTTTCAGGGCGATACTGGGGCGAGAGCCCGTGGCAAGGGATTTCGTAAGGTATCATCTGCCGGAAGAGATTACCAGGGACATGAACCTGGATACTGTTAAGGTGTCCTCCAGGTCATATGTCAGCGACAATCTCAAGGAGAGCATGACCGATATCGTGATCACCCTGGAATTGATTACTGGAGAGCCCGCTGAAATATACATATTGGTAGAACACAAGAGTGATCTGGATGCCTGGACCAAGATCCAGCTATTCAAATACATGAATGAAGTCTGGCAGAGCTTTATCCAGAAGAAAACCGGAACCCTGCCGATCATAGTTCCCCTGGTCTTTTATCACGGAACAGCCAGGTGGAATTATAGCTTGGAGTTTTCTGACCTCTTTAATCTACCGTCGGAGCATTACAGGAAGTATATTCCAAAGTTTGAACATCTCCTGCATGAAGTCCCGGTGATCAATAAGAAAAAGGTCAAATCCTCCATTACCCTTGAGGTTTTTCACCTGGTCCTTGAATACATATTTTATCCGGAAAAAAGAGATCAGATATATGAAGCTTTAGAGCTGTTGTTTAAAGGTTTGGATGCCAAAGAGGCTCATGAAATCTTTGCAATCCTGATCAAGTATTTGCTTATAGCCACGGACGAAACGCCCGAAGAGGCAGAAGAGAAGGTCAAACATCTTCCCAAAGGAGGAGAAACCGTGAGAACCACAGCAGAAGTATTGGAAGAACGAGGTTACAATAAGGCCATTAAGGAAAAACCTGTGTGGGAGAAACAAGCTGAACTAAAAAATGCCCATGAAACCCTCATAGATATCGCCACAGAAGCCTACGGCCCTCTACCCGGTATGGTCCACGAGAAAATTAAATCCATTCAATCTCTGGAGAACTTAAGGGCTCTTAACAGAAAGGTGCTCAGAACCCAGTCCCTTGAAGAATTCACCGAGCTTGTAAATCGGGCAGCACAGAACTAA
- a CDS encoding JAB domain-containing protein, translating into MALTESKPDYFISNTETAVIPLLPYRKKKTEHFIALLVDNKNRLICKKVLTNGTVDQAPVFPREIVRLAIIKHASGIILGHNHPGGDPHPSSQDRDLTRRIERVCRDLGIRVLDHVIVSDRGHFSFLESGYL; encoded by the coding sequence TTGGCGCTCACAGAATCCAAGCCTGATTACTTCATATCCAACACAGAGACAGCGGTAATTCCTTTACTGCCCTACAGGAAGAAAAAGACTGAGCATTTTATCGCTCTACTGGTTGATAACAAGAACCGGCTGATCTGCAAGAAGGTTTTGACTAATGGAACCGTAGACCAGGCTCCAGTGTTCCCCAGAGAAATAGTACGCCTGGCTATAATCAAGCATGCCTCAGGAATTATCCTGGGGCACAATCATCCAGGTGGAGACCCACACCCCTCATCGCAAGACCGTGACTTAACCAGAAGGATAGAGCGAGTCTGCCGTGACTTGGGAATACGTGTACTGGATCATGTGATTGTCTCAGACAGAGGACATTTCAGTTTTCTAGAATCCGGATACTTATAA
- the istB gene encoding IS21-like element helper ATPase IstB has product MTNKHQSEVHRLEENLQLLKLTCIKEQYRPAADKAARQNWDHLGYLARLVQAEADARHDRSIQRRIRMARFPGIKTMENFDWTWPTKINRPAIQNLFRLGFMKDKANIIILGGVGLGKSHIATALGYSACLEKHSVLFATTIDVINTLSAAQAAHKLKIELKKYVSPELLILDELGYLPIDKQGADLLFQVISQRYEQKSTILTTNRAFKKWPEVFNNDSTLTSAMLDRLLHHAETILIEGKSYRMKDQVQEQ; this is encoded by the coding sequence ATGACCAACAAACACCAAAGTGAGGTGCACAGGCTGGAAGAAAATCTCCAGCTGCTCAAGCTAACCTGTATAAAAGAGCAGTACAGGCCGGCGGCTGACAAGGCTGCCAGGCAGAACTGGGATCATCTGGGCTATCTGGCCAGGCTGGTCCAGGCAGAAGCAGATGCCAGGCATGATCGCTCCATCCAACGCCGTATCAGGATGGCCCGTTTCCCAGGCATAAAAACCATGGAGAACTTCGACTGGACATGGCCGACCAAGATCAACCGCCCGGCCATCCAAAACCTCTTTCGCCTTGGATTTATGAAGGACAAGGCCAACATAATAATCCTCGGAGGAGTAGGCCTGGGCAAATCACACATAGCCACAGCCCTGGGTTACAGTGCATGCCTGGAAAAGCATTCTGTGCTGTTTGCCACCACCATAGATGTCATAAACACCCTCTCGGCCGCACAGGCTGCACACAAGCTCAAAATAGAGCTCAAGAAATATGTAAGTCCTGAACTGCTCATTCTGGATGAGCTTGGCTACCTGCCCATAGACAAGCAAGGTGCAGACCTGCTCTTCCAGGTCATAAGCCAGCGCTACGAACAAAAATCAACCATCCTGACCACCAACAGAGCCTTCAAGAAATGGCCCGAGGTGTTCAACAACGACAGCACCCTGACCTCAGCCATGTTGGACAGACTTCTGCACCATGCCGAAACTATCCTCATTGAAGGCAAAAGCTATCGGATGAAAGACCAGGTTCAGGAACAATAG
- a CDS encoding siphovirus Gp157 family protein produces the protein MPSFDAIQDEISNFLSVSEELTEDQHVPALNYLEELALQEQSKVDAIGYAVRKRKAEIDFLKQEEERIRHRRKSMENRLEEFKDYLLAVLKKHNLQKVKGLSSTIYTRNVSSVKLNNLDGIPEKFKKIVTEVKVDKRGIAEELKQGWHIPGVELEQRLSLTIR, from the coding sequence ATGCCATCATTCGATGCTATACAAGATGAGATAAGCAATTTCTTATCAGTTTCTGAAGAGCTAACAGAGGATCAGCACGTACCGGCCCTGAATTACCTGGAGGAACTGGCTCTTCAAGAACAATCCAAAGTAGATGCGATAGGCTATGCCGTACGTAAAAGAAAGGCTGAGATAGACTTTCTAAAACAGGAGGAAGAAAGAATACGCCATAGGCGTAAATCTATGGAGAACAGGCTTGAAGAATTCAAAGACTATCTCCTGGCAGTACTCAAAAAGCACAACCTGCAGAAAGTTAAGGGCCTTTCCAGCACGATATACACCAGAAATGTAAGCTCTGTGAAGCTCAACAACCTTGATGGTATTCCTGAGAAGTTCAAGAAAATTGTCACCGAGGTTAAAGTCGATAAGCGAGGCATAGCTGAAGAATTGAAGCAAGGCTGGCATATTCCAGGAGTAGAACTCGAACAAAGGTTATCATTAACGATCAGATAA
- a CDS encoding ATP-binding protein, giving the protein MFKKAERSQSKLRLALIGPSGSGKTFSALLIAQGLGGSIAMLDSERGSGSLYSDMAEYDISELTPPYSPERYIEAIKEAEKAGYEILIIDSLSHAWSGQGGILEFVDKASQAQRNNFAAWREASPKHNALVDTILGANLHIIVTMRSKTAWEVNKDEKTGKTKPVKVGLAPVQRDGLEYEFTCVLELSVDGHIATASKDRTRLFDGRYFTPSTETGEELSQWLQGTAQPQENLLNQVMQQLFKLGLANRYAEYETYIHEKYGSSLENLSSKHLREQLENLQRCEADGKLKKKFQAYLTKKAA; this is encoded by the coding sequence ATGTTCAAGAAAGCTGAACGAAGCCAGTCTAAACTAAGGCTGGCACTGATAGGCCCCAGCGGATCAGGGAAGACTTTCAGCGCTCTGCTTATAGCTCAAGGCCTTGGAGGCTCTATAGCGATGCTTGACTCTGAACGAGGCTCAGGTTCCCTATATTCCGATATGGCGGAATACGATATATCAGAGCTGACTCCGCCATACAGCCCGGAAAGGTACATAGAAGCCATAAAAGAAGCTGAAAAAGCCGGATACGAAATACTGATTATTGATTCTCTATCTCACGCCTGGAGTGGTCAAGGTGGGATACTGGAATTTGTCGATAAAGCAAGCCAGGCCCAGAGGAATAATTTCGCTGCATGGAGAGAGGCAAGTCCGAAACACAACGCCCTGGTGGATACAATTCTGGGAGCAAACCTACATATTATTGTCACGATGCGCTCAAAAACCGCCTGGGAGGTAAATAAGGATGAAAAAACTGGAAAAACTAAACCTGTAAAAGTTGGTTTGGCTCCAGTACAGCGCGATGGTTTGGAATATGAGTTCACTTGTGTACTGGAGCTAAGCGTAGACGGCCACATAGCGACTGCATCGAAAGACCGTACACGCCTGTTCGATGGCAGATACTTTACCCCAAGTACAGAGACTGGAGAAGAGTTATCTCAGTGGCTCCAAGGCACAGCCCAGCCCCAGGAAAATCTGCTAAACCAGGTTATGCAACAGTTATTCAAACTCGGCCTGGCAAACAGGTACGCTGAATACGAGACCTACATCCATGAGAAATACGGTAGCTCACTGGAAAACCTATCGAGCAAACATCTTCGAGAGCAGCTTGAGAACCTCCAGAGGTGTGAGGCTGACGGTAAGCTTAAGAAGAAATTCCAAGCCTATCTGACCAAGAAGGCTGCCTAG
- a CDS encoding AAA family ATPase — translation MEAEAAFALSLVRTRGFSADEINKVKAQTLKKSGLLEYWQPEDIQNVGGLGQLKDYISNRMTAITNHDTNLPRIKGILLAGIPGTGKTLTSKAVASLLGWPLLRLDIGALKGSLVGESEKKIREATKTIEAFGNCLVWIDEIEKSFSGC, via the coding sequence TTGGAGGCTGAGGCCGCCTTTGCACTGTCACTGGTACGTACTCGGGGATTCTCTGCAGATGAGATAAACAAAGTTAAAGCTCAGACCCTGAAGAAATCCGGCTTACTTGAATACTGGCAGCCAGAAGATATTCAGAACGTCGGAGGCCTGGGGCAGCTAAAGGATTACATATCCAACAGAATGACGGCTATTACAAACCATGACACAAACCTTCCCCGGATAAAAGGGATACTGCTGGCAGGCATTCCAGGAACAGGAAAGACGCTGACAAGTAAAGCTGTGGCTTCACTACTGGGATGGCCTTTACTGCGTTTGGATATTGGAGCTCTGAAAGGCTCCCTGGTGGGTGAGTCAGAGAAGAAGATCCGGGAAGCCACGAAGACCATCGAGGCCTTCGGAAACTGCCTGGTTTGGATTGATGAAATAGAAAAGAGCTTTTCCGGGTGTTAG
- a CDS encoding Arm DNA-binding domain-containing protein — protein sequence MSVKLLKQNEVNKMECPKGKEKLKIHDQKCRGLILEVRPTGIKTYFMRYKTLRGRYKQIKLGRATDLSVNQARKLGHKILGDVAMGKDPQQEKKVLQNVPTFEEFVWHEYLPYIESYKKSWKTDVILLRNHLIPKFGGML from the coding sequence ATGTCAGTAAAACTACTAAAACAAAACGAAGTAAACAAAATGGAGTGCCCTAAAGGAAAAGAAAAGCTGAAGATCCATGACCAAAAGTGCAGGGGATTGATACTGGAGGTTAGACCTACAGGGATCAAGACATACTTTATGAGGTATAAGACGCTACGTGGACGCTATAAGCAAATAAAGCTCGGCAGAGCTACCGATCTGTCTGTGAATCAAGCCAGAAAGCTGGGACACAAGATACTTGGAGACGTGGCAATGGGGAAAGACCCGCAGCAAGAGAAGAAAGTGCTACAAAACGTGCCCACATTTGAAGAGTTCGTGTGGCATGAATATTTACCTTATATTGAATCATACAAAAAGTCCTGGAAAACAGATGTCATCTTGCTGCGTAATCATCTGATACCCAAATTTGGAGGCATGCTGTGA
- a CDS encoding site-specific integrase, with protein sequence MSVKLLKQNYVNKLECLDGKEKLRVYDEKLKGLMLEVRPTGIKTYFLKYKTPRGGYKQIKLGRNSFLSVEQARDIAAKVLADVAMGKDPQDEKKTLKVVPTFEDFAWNSYLPYVQGYKRSWKSDLSFLRTHLVPKFGKLHLDQITRDDIMAMHQERLKNGAAPASANRLVILLRYMFNLAIQWETPGVTVNPTKGVPLAEENNQRERYLTEEEVQRLCKAVKESENPLLEPIISMLILTGARKSEVLNAKWEDLDLERKRWRIPYTKSGKPRTVPLSESALEVLRSVPKVEGSEYIFPSPVTGKPFNSIYNSWNTARIKSGLEDVKIHTLRHSFASFLVNAGRNLYEVGKLLGHTQMRTTMRYSHLSDETLAEAVNTVPLKKVA encoded by the coding sequence ATGTCAGTTAAGCTTTTAAAACAAAATTATGTTAACAAGCTGGAGTGCCTCGATGGTAAAGAGAAATTAAGAGTTTACGATGAGAAGTTAAAAGGACTAATGCTTGAAGTAAGACCCACAGGGATCAAAACTTATTTCTTAAAGTATAAAACACCACGAGGTGGTTACAAGCAAATAAAATTAGGTAGAAACTCTTTTTTAAGCGTTGAGCAGGCCAGAGATATTGCCGCAAAAGTATTAGCGGACGTGGCAATGGGCAAAGATCCTCAGGATGAAAAGAAAACCTTAAAAGTAGTACCAACGTTTGAAGACTTTGCCTGGAATAGCTACCTGCCATACGTACAAGGTTATAAGCGATCCTGGAAATCCGATCTGAGCTTCCTGCGTACTCATTTAGTACCAAAGTTTGGGAAACTGCACTTAGATCAGATTACCAGAGACGATATTATGGCCATGCACCAGGAAAGGCTTAAAAACGGAGCAGCTCCTGCCTCGGCAAACAGGCTGGTTATTTTGCTGCGCTATATGTTTAACCTGGCGATCCAGTGGGAGACCCCAGGAGTTACTGTTAACCCCACCAAGGGAGTCCCTCTGGCAGAAGAGAACAATCAGAGGGAAAGGTACTTAACCGAGGAAGAGGTACAAAGGCTCTGTAAGGCAGTTAAAGAAAGCGAGAACCCTTTGCTTGAGCCCATAATCTCCATGCTCATACTCACTGGTGCCAGGAAAAGCGAAGTGCTTAATGCCAAATGGGAAGACTTAGACTTGGAAAGGAAAAGGTGGAGGATTCCCTATACAAAATCAGGCAAGCCCAGGACTGTGCCTTTGTCAGAAAGTGCGCTGGAAGTTCTTAGGAGTGTACCCAAGGTGGAGGGCTCTGAATATATTTTCCCAAGTCCTGTGACGGGAAAGCCTTTCAACTCTATATATAATTCGTGGAACACAGCCAGAATAAAATCCGGGCTGGAGGATGTGAAAATCCATACCCTGAGACATAGCTTTGCCAGTTTCCTGGTTAACGCCGGTCGGAACTTGTATGAGGTAGGTAAACTGTTGGGGCATACCCAGATGAGGACAACAATGAGATATAGTCACCTCTCGGATGAGACACTGGCGGAAGCGGTGAATACCGTGCCTCTGAAGAAAGTAGCTTAA